The following are from one region of the Acidimicrobiia bacterium genome:
- the greA gene encoding transcription elongation factor GreA, producing MTGSAHKWMTPAALQKLQDEYDHLTTDGRQEVVRRIAEAREHGDLKENGEYDAAKNEQGLMEARIRELRHLIDNAVVEPVPDSGAVEIGTVATVVDDDGDELAFFVAPAENRVDGMLLASPDSPLGAALLGARPGQDVTFDAPGGTFTYRVTQVHTYEG from the coding sequence ATGACCGGTAGCGCACACAAGTGGATGACCCCTGCTGCACTCCAGAAGCTTCAGGACGAATACGACCACCTCACCACGGACGGTCGACAAGAAGTCGTCCGCAGAATCGCCGAAGCGCGAGAGCACGGAGACTTGAAGGAAAACGGCGAGTACGACGCGGCGAAGAACGAGCAGGGCCTCATGGAGGCACGGATCCGTGAGCTGCGCCACCTCATCGACAACGCGGTCGTCGAGCCCGTCCCCGACTCCGGTGCCGTCGAGATCGGCACCGTTGCAACGGTGGTCGACGACGACGGTGACGAACTCGCGTTCTTCGTCGCGCCGGCGGAGAACCGCGTCGATGGGATGCTGCTCGCATCCCCCGACTCACCGCTCGGCGCTGCACTTCTCGGAGCGCGCCCCGGCCAGGATGTCACTTTCGACGCGCCTGGCGGAACCTTCACCTACCGAGTGACGCAGGTTCACACCTACGAGGGCTGA
- the rpsT gene encoding 30S ribosomal protein S20 — MANIKSQIKRNRQNTRANERNRAVRSELRTWTKRTVEAAEAGDAAEATRLLSTTQKRIDMAVTKGVLHKATAARRKSRLMARVHSILA; from the coding sequence ATGGCAAACATCAAGTCCCAAATCAAGCGCAATCGCCAGAACACTCGCGCGAACGAGCGCAACCGGGCCGTTCGCTCCGAGTTGCGCACATGGACGAAGCGTACCGTCGAGGCTGCTGAAGCTGGCGACGCCGCCGAGGCCACGAGGCTGCTGTCCACGACGCAGAAGCGGATCGACATGGCCGTCACCAAGGGCGTCCTGCACAAGGCGACCGCGGCGCGGCGCAAGTCCCGCCTCATGGCCCGGGTTCATTCGATCCTGGCGTAG